The following are from one region of the Stanieria cyanosphaera PCC 7437 genome:
- a CDS encoding trans-splicing intein-formed DNA polymerase III subunit alpha C-terminal partner DnaE-C — protein sequence MVKIVSRKSLGKQPVYDIGVTKDHNFLLSNGVVASNCFNKSHSTAYAYVTYQTAYLKANYPVEYMSALLTASSGDRDKVEKYRENCQRMGIEVEPPDINRSEEDFTPQKNKILFGLSAVKNLGQGAIDNILQARVEAGGKFNSLADFCERVDLRVVNRRALETLIYCGAFDKIEPNRKQLINDLEVVIPWAQSRAKEKEIGQLNLFDLMNNISTTDSNKNGSTFEQAPSTPKVEDFPLQEKLKLEKEHLGFYVSDHPLKAIQKSTQILSPINLNQLSEQKSRQKICAVVMLNAVKTIITQKGTPMAFVQMEDVTGEAEGTVFSDTYEKIESLLKENYHLIVWGKAQARNDKYQLIIEDAQLVDKIQIITLEITPQQALDQSIISKLKGILQEHSGEPHKFKIPVLVIISHNNQRQFIRLGQKFWVQDERGAIISLKNAGFSVYNQPLVSS from the coding sequence ATGGTTAAAATCGTTAGTCGCAAATCTTTAGGCAAACAACCTGTATACGATATTGGTGTAACCAAAGATCACAACTTTTTGTTAAGCAATGGTGTGGTTGCTTCCAACTGTTTTAATAAATCTCACTCTACTGCTTACGCCTATGTGACTTATCAAACAGCTTATCTCAAAGCCAATTATCCCGTAGAATACATGAGCGCACTACTAACCGCTAGTAGTGGCGATCGCGATAAAGTAGAAAAATATCGAGAAAACTGTCAAAGAATGGGGATAGAAGTCGAACCCCCCGATATCAATCGTTCTGAAGAAGATTTTACTCCTCAAAAAAATAAAATTTTATTTGGATTATCTGCGGTTAAAAATTTGGGACAAGGAGCAATTGACAATATTCTTCAAGCTAGAGTCGAAGCAGGAGGAAAATTTAATTCTTTAGCAGATTTCTGCGAACGAGTTGATTTGAGAGTAGTTAATCGTCGTGCTTTAGAAACTTTAATTTATTGTGGTGCTTTTGATAAAATTGAGCCAAATCGTAAACAGTTAATTAATGATTTAGAAGTTGTTATTCCTTGGGCGCAAAGTCGAGCCAAAGAAAAAGAAATTGGTCAGTTGAATTTATTTGACTTGATGAATAATATTTCTACAACTGATAGTAATAAAAATGGTTCTACCTTTGAACAAGCACCTAGCACACCAAAGGTAGAAGATTTTCCTTTACAAGAAAAACTCAAACTTGAAAAAGAACATTTAGGTTTTTACGTCTCTGATCATCCTCTTAAAGCAATTCAAAAATCAACTCAAATTTTATCTCCTATTAATCTCAATCAATTATCAGAACAAAAATCTCGACAGAAAATTTGTGCTGTAGTAATGCTCAATGCAGTCAAAACAATTATTACGCAAAAAGGTACTCCGATGGCTTTTGTTCAAATGGAAGATGTTACTGGAGAAGCAGAAGGTACAGTTTTTTCTGATACGTACGAGAAAATCGAATCTTTACTTAAGGAAAATTACCATCTAATTGTGTGGGGTAAAGCACAAGCACGCAATGATAAGTATCAATTAATTATTGAAGATGCCCAATTAGTAGATAAAATTCAAATAATTACTTTAGAAATCACTCCTCAACAAGCACTAGATCAATCTATTATTAGTAAATTAAAAGGAATTCTTCAGGAACATTCAGGAGAACCTCATAAATTTAAAATTCCAGTCCTAGTAATTATTAGTCATAACAATCAACGTCAATTTATTCGTCTCGGACAAAAATTTTGGGTTCAAGACGAACGTGGAGCTATAATTTCTTTGAAAAATGCTGGTTTTTCTGTTTACAATCAACCTTTAGTTTCTAGTTGA